In Melospiza melodia melodia isolate bMelMel2 chromosome 20, bMelMel2.pri, whole genome shotgun sequence, a single genomic region encodes these proteins:
- the TBX3 gene encoding T-box transcription factor TBX3 isoform X2 has product MRDQRAPNGPLLFRNGRERRMFPPFKVRCTGLDKKAKYILLMDIVAADDCRYKFHNSRWMVAGKADPEMPKRMYIHPDSPATGEQWMSKVVTFHKLKLTNNISDKHGFTILNSMHKYQPRFHIVRANDILKLPYSTFRTYVFPETEFIAVTAYQNDKITQLKIDNNPFAKGFRDTGNGRREKRKQLTLQSMRVYDERQKKENPTSDESSNEQTAFKCFAQSSCPAVPAVGTSSLKDLCPSEGDSDADSKDDPLLEGNESGKISTTTAATPAPASSAATAGDDPRDKGGSPSKGHFFPGDSAGSRSRERTEKAPPDSRHSPATISSSTRGGSLSGEELKSPLRDGPKVDENRLLGKEPFTPLTVQTDSTAHLSQGHLQNLGFPPALAGQQFFNPLGNGHPLLLHPGQFAMGGAFSGMAAGMGPLLATVSGASAGVSGLDNTVMATAAAQGLSGASAAALPFHLQQHVLASQGLAMSPFGSLFPYPYTYMAAAAAASSAASSSVHRHPFLSAVRPRLRYSPYPLPVPLSDGSSLLTTALPGLAAGSAEPKAGGLSASPGSVPLDSASDLTSRSSTLSSGSVSLSPKLGADKEAATSELQNIQRLVSGLDPKQDRSRSGSP; this is encoded by the exons ATGAGAGATCAGAGAGCCCCAAATGGGCCTTTGCTGTTTAGGAATGGCAGAGAGAG GAGAATGTTTCCTCCATTTAAAGTGAGATGCACTGGACTGGATAAAAAGGCCAAGTACATTTTATTGATGGATATTGTGGCGGCTGATGATTGTAGGTACAAATTCCATAATTCCCGGTGGATGGTAGCCGGCAAGGCTGACCCTGAAATGCCAAAGAGAATGTACATCCACCCGGACAGCCCGGCCACCGGCGAACAATGGATGTCCAAAGTCGTCACCTTTCACAAGCTGAAGCTCACTAACAACATCTCTGACAAGCACGGATTT ACCATTTTAAACTCCATGCACAAGTACCAGCCCCGGTTCCACATCGTCCGAGCAAACGACATCCTCAAGCTTCCTTACAGCACGTTCAGGACCTACGTTTTCCCGGAGACTGAATTCATCGCAGTGACCGCATACCAGAATGATAAG ATCACACAATTAAAAATTGACAACAACCCCTTTGCCAAAGGTTTTCGGGACACCGGGAATGGAAGGAGGGAAAAGAG GAAGCAGCTGACCCTGCAGTCCATGCGCGTGTACGATGAGAGGCAGAAGAAGGAGAATCCCACCTCGGACGAGTCGTCTAATGAGCAGACGGCCTTCAAGTGCTTTGCCCAGTCCTCCTGTCCTGCCGTGCCTGCCGTGGGCACCTCCAGCCTCAAAG ATCTCTGCCCCAGCGAGGGAGACAGCGATGCGGACAGCAAAGACGATCCCTTGCTAGAAGGAAACGAGTCGGGCAAAATCAGCACGACCACCGCCGCCACCCCAGCGCCGGCCAGCTCCGCTGCCACCGCAGGGGACGACCCCCGGGACAAGGGGGGCAGCCCCTCCAAAGGGCACTTCTTCCCCGGGGACTCGGCAGGGAGTCGGAGCCGAGAGAGGACTGAGAAAGCCCCTCCGGACTCCCGGCACAGCCCGGCTACCATCTCTTCCAGCACCCGGGGGGGAAGCCTGAGCGGCGAGGAACTGAAAAGCCCCCTCAGGGATGGCCCCAAAGTAGATGAGAACCGACTGCTGGGGAAAGAGCCCTTCACCCCCCTGACGGTCCAAACCGACAGCACGGCCCACCTGAGCCAGGGACACTTGCAGAACCTCGGCTTTCCCCCTGCCCTGGCCGGCCAGCAGTTCTTCAACCCGCTGGGGAACGGGCACCCGCTGCTGCTGCACCCCGGGCAGTTCGCCATGGGGGGAGCCTTCTCGGGCATGGCCGCGGGCATGGGGCCCCTCCTCGCCACCGTCTCGGGGGCGTCCGCCGGGGTCTCGGGACTGGACAACACGGTCATGGCCACGGCGGCGGCCCAGGGACTCTCGGGAGCATCGGCGGCTGCTTTGCCTTTCCATCTGCAGCAGCACGTCCTGGCTTCGCAG GGCctggccatgtctcccttcgGCAGCCTGTTCCCCTACCCCTACACCTACATggcagcggcggccgccgccTCCAGCGCCGCCTCCAGCTCGGTGCACCGGCACCCGTTCCTGAGCGCCGTGCGGCCGCGGCTCCGCTACAGCCCGTACCCGCTGCCCGTGCCGCTGTCGGACGGCAGCAGCCTCCTCACCACCGCCCTGCCCGGCCTGGCCGCCGGCTCCGCGGAGCCCAAGGCGGGCGGGCTGAGCGCCAGCCCCGGCTCCGTGCCCCTGGACTCCGCCTCGGACCTCACCAGCCGCTCCTCCACGCTCTCGTCCGGCTCCGTGTCGCTGTCCCCCAAGCTGGGCGCGGACAAGGAGGCGGCCACCAGCGAACTGCAGAACATCCAGCGCCTGGTCAGCGGGCTCGACCCCAAGCAGGACAGATCCCGCAGCGGCTCCCCGTAA
- the TBX3 gene encoding T-box transcription factor TBX3 isoform X1, translating to MNLPMRDPVIPGTSMAYHPFLPHRAPDFAMSAVLGHQPPFFPALALPPNGAAALSLPGALAKPIMDQLVGAAETGIPFSSLGHQAAAHLRPLKTLEPEEEVEDDPKVHLEAKELWEQFHKRGTEMVITKSGRRMFPPFKVRCTGLDKKAKYILLMDIVAADDCRYKFHNSRWMVAGKADPEMPKRMYIHPDSPATGEQWMSKVVTFHKLKLTNNISDKHGFTILNSMHKYQPRFHIVRANDILKLPYSTFRTYVFPETEFIAVTAYQNDKITQLKIDNNPFAKGFRDTGNGRREKRKQLTLQSMRVYDERQKKENPTSDESSNEQTAFKCFAQSSCPAVPAVGTSSLKDLCPSEGDSDADSKDDPLLEGNESGKISTTTAATPAPASSAATAGDDPRDKGGSPSKGHFFPGDSAGSRSRERTEKAPPDSRHSPATISSSTRGGSLSGEELKSPLRDGPKVDENRLLGKEPFTPLTVQTDSTAHLSQGHLQNLGFPPALAGQQFFNPLGNGHPLLLHPGQFAMGGAFSGMAAGMGPLLATVSGASAGVSGLDNTVMATAAAQGLSGASAAALPFHLQQHVLASQGLAMSPFGSLFPYPYTYMAAAAAASSAASSSVHRHPFLSAVRPRLRYSPYPLPVPLSDGSSLLTTALPGLAAGSAEPKAGGLSASPGSVPLDSASDLTSRSSTLSSGSVSLSPKLGADKEAATSELQNIQRLVSGLDPKQDRSRSGSP from the exons ATGAATTTACCGATGAGAGATCCAGTAATCCCTGGGACAAGCATGGCTTATCATCCCTTTTTACCGCACCGGGCACCGGACTTTGCCATGAGCGCCGTGCTGGGACATCAGCCTCCCTTTTTCCCGGCTCTGGCTTTGCCTCCCAACGGGGCAGCCGCCCTGTCCCTTCCCGGGGCTCTGGCTAAACCCATCATGGATCAGTTAGTGGGGGCTGCAGAGACTGGTATTCCCTTTTCTTCCCTGGGTCACCAGGCAGCAGCCCATCTGAGGCCTTTAAAAACTCTGGAGCCAGAAGAAGAGGTAGAAGACGATCCGAAAGTGCATCTGGAAGCTAAAGAGCTTTGGGAGCAATTCCATAAAAGAGGCACAGAGATGGTGATTACCAAATCGGGAAG GAGAATGTTTCCTCCATTTAAAGTGAGATGCACTGGACTGGATAAAAAGGCCAAGTACATTTTATTGATGGATATTGTGGCGGCTGATGATTGTAGGTACAAATTCCATAATTCCCGGTGGATGGTAGCCGGCAAGGCTGACCCTGAAATGCCAAAGAGAATGTACATCCACCCGGACAGCCCGGCCACCGGCGAACAATGGATGTCCAAAGTCGTCACCTTTCACAAGCTGAAGCTCACTAACAACATCTCTGACAAGCACGGATTT ACCATTTTAAACTCCATGCACAAGTACCAGCCCCGGTTCCACATCGTCCGAGCAAACGACATCCTCAAGCTTCCTTACAGCACGTTCAGGACCTACGTTTTCCCGGAGACTGAATTCATCGCAGTGACCGCATACCAGAATGATAAG ATCACACAATTAAAAATTGACAACAACCCCTTTGCCAAAGGTTTTCGGGACACCGGGAATGGAAGGAGGGAAAAGAG GAAGCAGCTGACCCTGCAGTCCATGCGCGTGTACGATGAGAGGCAGAAGAAGGAGAATCCCACCTCGGACGAGTCGTCTAATGAGCAGACGGCCTTCAAGTGCTTTGCCCAGTCCTCCTGTCCTGCCGTGCCTGCCGTGGGCACCTCCAGCCTCAAAG ATCTCTGCCCCAGCGAGGGAGACAGCGATGCGGACAGCAAAGACGATCCCTTGCTAGAAGGAAACGAGTCGGGCAAAATCAGCACGACCACCGCCGCCACCCCAGCGCCGGCCAGCTCCGCTGCCACCGCAGGGGACGACCCCCGGGACAAGGGGGGCAGCCCCTCCAAAGGGCACTTCTTCCCCGGGGACTCGGCAGGGAGTCGGAGCCGAGAGAGGACTGAGAAAGCCCCTCCGGACTCCCGGCACAGCCCGGCTACCATCTCTTCCAGCACCCGGGGGGGAAGCCTGAGCGGCGAGGAACTGAAAAGCCCCCTCAGGGATGGCCCCAAAGTAGATGAGAACCGACTGCTGGGGAAAGAGCCCTTCACCCCCCTGACGGTCCAAACCGACAGCACGGCCCACCTGAGCCAGGGACACTTGCAGAACCTCGGCTTTCCCCCTGCCCTGGCCGGCCAGCAGTTCTTCAACCCGCTGGGGAACGGGCACCCGCTGCTGCTGCACCCCGGGCAGTTCGCCATGGGGGGAGCCTTCTCGGGCATGGCCGCGGGCATGGGGCCCCTCCTCGCCACCGTCTCGGGGGCGTCCGCCGGGGTCTCGGGACTGGACAACACGGTCATGGCCACGGCGGCGGCCCAGGGACTCTCGGGAGCATCGGCGGCTGCTTTGCCTTTCCATCTGCAGCAGCACGTCCTGGCTTCGCAG GGCctggccatgtctcccttcgGCAGCCTGTTCCCCTACCCCTACACCTACATggcagcggcggccgccgccTCCAGCGCCGCCTCCAGCTCGGTGCACCGGCACCCGTTCCTGAGCGCCGTGCGGCCGCGGCTCCGCTACAGCCCGTACCCGCTGCCCGTGCCGCTGTCGGACGGCAGCAGCCTCCTCACCACCGCCCTGCCCGGCCTGGCCGCCGGCTCCGCGGAGCCCAAGGCGGGCGGGCTGAGCGCCAGCCCCGGCTCCGTGCCCCTGGACTCCGCCTCGGACCTCACCAGCCGCTCCTCCACGCTCTCGTCCGGCTCCGTGTCGCTGTCCCCCAAGCTGGGCGCGGACAAGGAGGCGGCCACCAGCGAACTGCAGAACATCCAGCGCCTGGTCAGCGGGCTCGACCCCAAGCAGGACAGATCCCGCAGCGGCTCCCCGTAA